The following are encoded in a window of Manihot esculenta cultivar AM560-2 chromosome 8, M.esculenta_v8, whole genome shotgun sequence genomic DNA:
- the LOC110619964 gene encoding histidine-containing phosphotransfer protein 1, protein MALPALKAQLQYSVQSMFDEGLLDGQFAQIQALQDESNPNFISEVITSFCNDAEKIITELNKHLTNEQNVDFFKLESRVHQLKGSSSSIGARRLKLACADLLQAFDCKNKGGCLEALNIITREYCLIGAKFQTLIQLEKRILAIESNQQQQDSYQATGSI, encoded by the exons ATGGCATTGCCTGCTCTCAAAGCACAGCTCCAATACTCTGTACAATCCATGTTTGATGAG GGATTATTGGATGGTCAGTTTGCTCAAATTCAAGCCTTGCAAGATGAATCCAATCCCAATTTTATTTCTGAAGTTATCACCTCCTTCTGCAATGATGCTGAAAAGATCATCACAGAATTGAACAAACATCT GACTAATGAGCAAAATGTGGACTTTTTCAAGCTAGAATCCCGTGTTCATCAGCTAAAAGGAAGTAGCTcaag CATTGGAGCACGAAGATTGAAACTTGCTTGTGCTGATCTTCTACAGGCTTTCGATTGCAAAAACAAGGGAGG GTGCCTGGAAGCTTTAAACATAATCACCCGAGAATATTGCCTCATTGGAGCCAAATTTCAGACATTAATTCAG CTAGAGAAGAGAATCTTAGCCATTGAGAGCAACCAACAGCAACAGGATAGCTACCAGGCCACTGGATCCATATAA